The following are from one region of the Nicotiana tabacum cultivar K326 chromosome 3, ASM71507v2, whole genome shotgun sequence genome:
- the LOC107763740 gene encoding 3-ketoacyl-CoA synthase 6 has product MAEVVPSFSNSVKLKYVKLGYQYLVNHILTFLLVPIMVGVTIEVLRLGPEELLSIWNSLHFDLLQILCSSFPIIFIATVYFMSKPRSIYLVDYSCYKAPVTCRVPFSTFMEHSRLILKDNPKSVEFQMRILERSGLGEETCLPPAIHYIPPTPTMEAARGEAEVVIFSAIDDLMKKTGLKPKDIDILIVNCSLFSPTPSLSAMVVNKYKLRSNIKSYNLSGMGCSAGLISIDLARDLLQVHPNSNALVVSTEIITPNYYKGSERAMLLPNCLFRMGGAAILLSNKRRDRYRAKYRLMHVVRTHKGADDKAFKCVFEQEDPQGKVGINLSKDLMVIAGEALKSNITTIGPLVLPASEQLLFLLTLISRKFFNPKLKPYIPDFKQAFEHFCIHAGGRAVIDELQKNLQLSAEHVEASRMTLHRFGNTSSSSLWYEMSYIEAKGRMKKGDRIWQIAFGSGFKCNSAVWKCNKTIKNLSDGPWQDCIDRYPVHIPEIVKL; this is encoded by the exons ATGGCAGAAGTAGTCCCAAGTTTCTCTAATTCAGTGAAGCTCAAATATGTCAAACTTGGTTATCAATACCTTGTTAATCATATTCTAACATTTTTGCTTGTGCCTATTATGGTTGGTGTTACTATAGAGGTATTAAGACTTGGCCCTGAAGAATTGCTAAGCATATGGAATTCACTCCACTTTGATCTTCTTCAAATCCTTTGCTCTTCTTTTCCCATCATCTTCATAGCCACTGTTTACTTCATGTCCAAACCTCGATCAATTTACCTTGTAGATTATTCATGTTACAAAGCTCCGGTTACCTGCCGAGTCCCATTTTCAACTTTCATGGAACACTCTAGGCTCATTTTGAAGGATAATCCCAAGAGTGTCGAGTTCCAAATGCGTATTCTTGAAAG GTCTGGCCTTGGAGAAGAAACGTGCTTGCCTCCTGCTATTCATTATATCCCTCCAACACCAACTATGGAAGCTGCTAGAGGTGAAGCAGAAGTGGTCATATTCTCAGCAATTGATGACCTAATGAAGAAAACAGGACTCAAGCCAAAGGATATTGACATTCTTATTGTCAACTGCAGCTTGTTTTCTCCAACTCCATCTTTATCAGCTATGGTAGTGAACAAATACAAGTTGAGAAGTAACATAAAAAGTTACAATCTTTCTGGTATGGGATGTAGTGCTGGTTTAATATCAATTGATTTAGCTAGGGATCTTCTTCAAGTCCATCCAAATTCAAATGCTTTAGTTGTAAGCACTGAGATTATCACACCTAATTATTACAAAGGTTCAGAGAGAGCAATGCTTCTACCAAATTGTTTGTTCCGTATGGGTGGTGCAGCCATACTCTTGTCCAACAAAAGGCGCGATAGATACAGAGCAAAGTACAGATTAATGCACGTGGTCCGAACACATAAGGGTGCAGATGATAAGGCATTTAAATGTGTATTTGAACAAGAAGATCCACAAGGGAAAGTtggtattaatttatcaaaaGACCTTATGGTTATAGCAGGAgaagctttaaaatccaacatTACTACAATTGGTCCTTTAGTTCTTCCAGCATCAGAGCAACTCCTTTTTCTCCTCACACTTATTAGTCGGAAATTTTTTAATCCCAAGTTGAAACCTTATATTCCGGATTTTAAACAAGCGTTTGAACATTTTTGTATTCATGCGGGTGGTCGGGCTGTTATTGATGAACTTCAAAAGAACCTACAATTGTCTGCTGAACATGTTGAGGCATCAAGAATGACATTGCATAGATTTGGTaacacttcatcttcttcactaTGGTATGAGATGAGTTATATTGAGGCTAAAGGTAGGATGAAGAAAGGTGACAGGATTTGGCAGATTGCATTTGGGAGTGGATTTAAGTGTAACAGTGCTGTTTGGAAGTGTAACAAGACAATCAAGAATCTAAGTGATGGACCATGGCAAGATTGCATTGATAGGTATCCAGTCCACATTCCAGAGATTGTCAAGCTCTAA